The following coding sequences lie in one Periophthalmus magnuspinnatus isolate fPerMag1 chromosome 24, fPerMag1.2.pri, whole genome shotgun sequence genomic window:
- the LOC117392414 gene encoding transcription factor 23-like, whose protein sequence is MAVNPLEALMSVQHRLGCGPIMDSQRQESAGNSPAPRPKTRQGQSGSVSLPRAQRSQHSPENAARERSRVRNLRQAFHSLQAALPSVPPDTKLSKLDVLLLATNYIAYLTETLDQEGTQAELNLPSRPGGYLHPVKKWPMRSLLYCGSVGDLLSQDGTVAPAPDAHKE, encoded by the exons ATGGCGGTGAATCCTCTGGAAGCGCTCATGTCTGTGCAGCATCGACTCGGCTGTGGTCCCATCATGGACTCACAAAGGCAGGAGAGTGCAGGCAACAGCCCAGCCCCGCGCCCAAAGACACGG CAGGGGCAATCTGGCTCAGTGTCACTGCCTCGGGCCCAGAGAAGTCAGCACTCTCCAGAAAATGCAGCCCGAGAAAGGAGCCGTGTGCGGAACCTCCGTCAAGCCTTCCACAGCCTGCAG GCAGCACTTCCCTCTGTGCCCCCGGACACCAAGCTCTCCAAACTTGACGTTCTGCTTCTAGCTACCAACTACATCGCTTATCTGACAGAGACCTTGGACCAGGAGGGGACCCAAGCAGAGCTTAACCTGCCCTCACGACCAGGCGGATACCTGCATCCAGTGAAG AAGTGGCCCATGCGCTCTTTGCTGTACTGCGGCAGTGTGGGAGACCTGCTCTCTCAGGATGGCACAGTGGCCCCAGCCCCAGATGCACACAAAGAGTGA
- the slc5a6a gene encoding solute carrier family 5 member 6a isoform X2: protein MGDVVQMHFTTADYVIFAVLLVASAGIGLFYAFSGGRQRTTQEFLMADRSMSCLPVSLSLLATFQSAVAILGAPSEVYTFGTQYWFLGCSYFLGLLIPAHVFIPVFYRLHLSSAYEYLELRFNKTVRVCGTVTFIFQMVIYMGVVLYAPALALNAVTGFDLWGAVLAMGLVCTLYTALGGLKAVMWTDVFQTVVMFAGQLAVIVVGTSQAGGIGQVWSKAINGSRIAGLDLNPDPLERHTFWTLAVGGVFLMLALYGVNQAQVQRYLSSRSEKEAVMSCYVVFPCQQIVLCLGCLMGLVMFARYGEDSPLDKGYVKTNDQMVLYFVMDVFRDLPGLPGLFVACLFSGALSTISSAFNSLATVTMEDLIKPYFPAMAESRATLLSKGLALAYGLVCLAMAYIASLMGSVLQAAFSIFGMVGGPLLGLFCLGMFFPWANSTGALIGLIAGLGMAFWVGIGSFVMRMSSSNIPLLNTTMAPDFENATVVPFLNATITKPRCRGTLLIVIHVVQCS, encoded by the exons ATGGGGGATGTTGTCCAGATGCATTTTACCACCGCCGACTATGTCATCTTTGCTGTGCTGCTGGTGGCCTCAGCTGGTATTGGCCTCTTTTATGCTTTCTCTGGGGGTCGTCAGCGCACAACACAG GAGTTCTTGATGGCTGACCGGTCCATGAGCTGCTTGCCCGTGTCTCTGTCCCTTCTGGCCACCTTCCAGTCAGCAGTGGCCATCTTAGGAGCTCCTTCAGAGGTTTACACCTTTGGAACACAGTATTGGTTCCTGGGCTGCTCCTACTTTTTGGGCCTTCTTATTCCTGCTCATGTGTTCATTCCTGTGTTCTACAGACTGCACCTGTCAAGTGCCTATGAG TATTTAGAACTTCGCTTCAACAAAACAGTTCGGGTGTGCGGAACTGTTACCTTCATCTTTCAGATG GTCATTTACATGGGTGTTGTCCTTTATGCTCCAGCCTTAGCACTTAATGCAG TGACTGGTTTTGACCTCTGGGGGGCAGTGCTGGCAATGGGATTGGTGTGCACTCTGTATACTGCACTG GGAGGGCTGAAGGCTGTGATGTGGACTGACGTGTTCCAGACCGTGGTGATGTTTGCAGGGCAGTTGGCAGTCATAGTAGTGGGGACCAGTCAAGCTGGGGGCATAGGCCAAGTGTGGAGCAAGGCAATAAACGGCAGCCGTATTGCTGGACTAGA CCTGAACCCAGACCCTTTAGAGCGGCACACATTCTGGACGTTGGCTGTGGGTGGAGTCTTTTTGATGCTGGCTTTGTATGGGGTAAACCAGGCACAAGTTCAGCGATACCTCAGTTCTCGTTCTGAGAAAGAAGCAGTAAT GTCATGCTATGTAGTTTTTCCATGCCAGCAGATTGTCCTCTGTCTGGGCTGTTTGATGGGACTAGTTATGTTTGCTCGCTATGGAGAGGATAGCCCGCTGGACAAAGGTTATGTCAAAACTAATGATCAG ATGGTGCTGTACTTTGTCATGGATGTCTTCAGGGATCTGCCTGGTCTTCCTGGGCTCTTTGTGGCCTGTCTTTTCAGTGGTGCTCTCAG CACTATATCATCTGCGTTCAACTCTTTAGCCACAGTAACTATGGAGGACCTCATAAAACCTTATTTCCCAGCCATGGCTGAATCAAGAGCCACCTTGCTGTCCAAAGGACTTG CGTTGGCGTACGGTCTTGTGTGCCTGGCCATGGCCTACATAGCCTCCTTAATGGGCTCAGTGCTGCAG GCTGCCTTCAGCATCTTTGGGATGGTTGGTGGCCCTTTACTAGGATTATTCTGTCTGGGCATGTTCTTTCCTTGGGCCAACTCAACT GGTGCCCTCATTGGACTGATAGCTGGACTTGGTATGGCTTTCTGGGTAGGCATCGGTAGTTTTGTCATGCGCATGTCCAGTTCCAACATACCCCTCCTGAACACAACTATGGCTCCTGATTTTGAAAATGCAACAGTGGTGCCTTTTTTGAATGCTACAATCACTAAGCCCAG GTGTCGAGGCACTTTACTCATTGTCATACATGTGGTACAGTGCTCATAA
- the LOC117392412 gene encoding epoxide hydrolase 1-like, which yields MLLEVLLAALVGALLFLVVNKWRKPEVLKTEDGWWGFGDGPDGQEDTTIRPFQLSTSDSELEDLHKRLDQTRPVPSLHNSQFHYGFNSEHLQKVISYWRNDFDWKKQVEKINQFPHFTTNIEGLDVHYVHVKPPVVPEGTRVIPLIMVHGWPGSFYEFYGIIPLLTQPSQPGHFVFEVVCPSIPGYGFSEAPHHKGFDSVCAARIFHKLMKRLGFSHFYAQGGDWGWLVTTNMAQLEPRTVTGLHLNFAAPSKPGLLLTLSMLLGKCFPKLFSFTPMDLEHLYPAAEKLVVEPLLETGYMHIQATKPDTVGRALNDSPVGLAAYILEKFSTWTSKDFRNLQDGGLTRKFSLDDLLTNVMIYWTAGCITSSMRFYKENLNQGLNKPHSRIPVVVPTGFACFPNELMHTPELWVRQKYRRLVSFTPMPRGGHFAAMEEPQLMAEDIKKFIKLVESQIKNR from the exons ATGTTGTTGGAGGTCCTGCTGGCAGCACTTGTGGGAGCACTTCTTTTCCTTGTGGTGAATAAGTGGAGAAAGCCTGAAGTCCTGAAGACAGAGGATGGGTGGTGGGGATTTGGAGATGGACCTGATGGCCAGGAGGACACAACAATTCGACCTTTTCAACTAAGCACAAGTGATTCAGAGCTAGAG GATCTCCACAAGCGGCTGGACCAAACACGACCCGTGCCTTCACTCCACAACAGCCAGTTTCACTATGGCTTCAACTCTGAGCATCTGCAGAAAGTCATCTCATACTGGAGAAATGATTTTGACTGGAAGAAGCAGGTGGAGAAGATAAACCAGTTTCCTCATTTTACAACCAACATTGAAG GTCTTGACGTCCACTATGTGCATGTGAAGCCTCCAGTGGTTCCAGAGGGCACAAGGGTGATTCCTCTCATCATGGTTCATGGCTGGCCTGGATCCTTCTATGAGTTCTATGGGATCATCCCACTATTAACCCAACCGTCCCAGCCTGGGCACTTTGTGTTCGAGGTGGTGTGCCCCTCCATTCCAGGATATGGCTTTTCTGAAGCACCACATCACAAAG GTTTCGATTCAGTGTGTGCAGCGCGCATCTTTCATAAACTCATGAAGCGCCTGGGCTTCAGTCACTTCTATGCTCAGGGAGGAGACTGGGGCTGGTTAGTCACCACCAACATGGCACAACTGGAACCAAG GACAGTTACAGGCTTGCATTTGAACTTTGCCGCGCCCTCAAAGCCAGGGCTGCTGCTAACTCTCTCCATGCTACTGGGAAAATGCTTCCCTAAACTGTTCAGCTTCACTCCAATGGACTTGGAGCATCTTTACCCCGCTGCGGAGAAACTGGTGGTGGAGCCCCTTCTGGAAACGGGCTACATGCACATTCAGGCCACCAAGCCGGACACTGTGG GACGGGCGCTCAATGACTCCCCCGTTGGATTGGCTGCCTACATTCTGGAAAAATTCTCCACTTGGACAAGCAAAGACTTCAGAAACCTGCAGGATGGAGGCCTTACCAG GAAGTTCTCTCTTGATGACCTGCTCACCAATGTCATGATCTACTGGACTGCAGGCTGCATCACCTCCTCCATGAGATTTTATAAAGAAAACTTAAACCAAGGTCTCAACAAGCCACATTCAAG AATCCCAGTGGTGGTTCCTACCGGTTTTGCTTGCTTCCCCAATGAGCTAATGCACACTCCAGAGCTGTGGGTCAGGCAAAAGTATCGGCGTCTGGTGAGCTTCACTCCCATGCCTCGAGGTGGACACTTTGCAGCAATGGAGGAGCCGCAATTGATGGCCGAAGATATCAAAAAGTTTATCAAACTAGTGGAGAGTCAGATTAAGAACAGGTGA
- the slc5a6a gene encoding solute carrier family 5 member 6a isoform X1, translating into MGDVVQMHFTTADYVIFAVLLVASAGIGLFYAFSGGRQRTTQEFLMADRSMSCLPVSLSLLATFQSAVAILGAPSEVYTFGTQYWFLGCSYFLGLLIPAHVFIPVFYRLHLSSAYEYLELRFNKTVRVCGTVTFIFQMVIYMGVVLYAPALALNAVTGFDLWGAVLAMGLVCTLYTALGGLKAVMWTDVFQTVVMFAGQLAVIVVGTSQAGGIGQVWSKAINGSRIAGLDLNPDPLERHTFWTLAVGGVFLMLALYGVNQAQVQRYLSSRSEKEAVMSCYVVFPCQQIVLCLGCLMGLVMFARYGEDSPLDKGYVKTNDQMVLYFVMDVFRDLPGLPGLFVACLFSGALSTISSAFNSLATVTMEDLIKPYFPAMAESRATLLSKGLALAYGLVCLAMAYIASLMGSVLQAAFSIFGMVGGPLLGLFCLGMFFPWANSTGALIGLIAGLGMAFWVGIGSFVMRMSSSNIPLLNTTMAPDFENATVVPFLNATITKPRPTGVEALYSLSYMWYSAHNSTTVVIVGLLVSLLTGPMKESQLTPGTVFPVLGTLLFFLPDRYKEKLCCRTSLAPKLRERSPYCKTMEAPNGSALFKEEFVAELEGSGAPQNDKEKRSSLVPVAGLLLQETAL; encoded by the exons ATGGGGGATGTTGTCCAGATGCATTTTACCACCGCCGACTATGTCATCTTTGCTGTGCTGCTGGTGGCCTCAGCTGGTATTGGCCTCTTTTATGCTTTCTCTGGGGGTCGTCAGCGCACAACACAG GAGTTCTTGATGGCTGACCGGTCCATGAGCTGCTTGCCCGTGTCTCTGTCCCTTCTGGCCACCTTCCAGTCAGCAGTGGCCATCTTAGGAGCTCCTTCAGAGGTTTACACCTTTGGAACACAGTATTGGTTCCTGGGCTGCTCCTACTTTTTGGGCCTTCTTATTCCTGCTCATGTGTTCATTCCTGTGTTCTACAGACTGCACCTGTCAAGTGCCTATGAG TATTTAGAACTTCGCTTCAACAAAACAGTTCGGGTGTGCGGAACTGTTACCTTCATCTTTCAGATG GTCATTTACATGGGTGTTGTCCTTTATGCTCCAGCCTTAGCACTTAATGCAG TGACTGGTTTTGACCTCTGGGGGGCAGTGCTGGCAATGGGATTGGTGTGCACTCTGTATACTGCACTG GGAGGGCTGAAGGCTGTGATGTGGACTGACGTGTTCCAGACCGTGGTGATGTTTGCAGGGCAGTTGGCAGTCATAGTAGTGGGGACCAGTCAAGCTGGGGGCATAGGCCAAGTGTGGAGCAAGGCAATAAACGGCAGCCGTATTGCTGGACTAGA CCTGAACCCAGACCCTTTAGAGCGGCACACATTCTGGACGTTGGCTGTGGGTGGAGTCTTTTTGATGCTGGCTTTGTATGGGGTAAACCAGGCACAAGTTCAGCGATACCTCAGTTCTCGTTCTGAGAAAGAAGCAGTAAT GTCATGCTATGTAGTTTTTCCATGCCAGCAGATTGTCCTCTGTCTGGGCTGTTTGATGGGACTAGTTATGTTTGCTCGCTATGGAGAGGATAGCCCGCTGGACAAAGGTTATGTCAAAACTAATGATCAG ATGGTGCTGTACTTTGTCATGGATGTCTTCAGGGATCTGCCTGGTCTTCCTGGGCTCTTTGTGGCCTGTCTTTTCAGTGGTGCTCTCAG CACTATATCATCTGCGTTCAACTCTTTAGCCACAGTAACTATGGAGGACCTCATAAAACCTTATTTCCCAGCCATGGCTGAATCAAGAGCCACCTTGCTGTCCAAAGGACTTG CGTTGGCGTACGGTCTTGTGTGCCTGGCCATGGCCTACATAGCCTCCTTAATGGGCTCAGTGCTGCAG GCTGCCTTCAGCATCTTTGGGATGGTTGGTGGCCCTTTACTAGGATTATTCTGTCTGGGCATGTTCTTTCCTTGGGCCAACTCAACT GGTGCCCTCATTGGACTGATAGCTGGACTTGGTATGGCTTTCTGGGTAGGCATCGGTAGTTTTGTCATGCGCATGTCCAGTTCCAACATACCCCTCCTGAACACAACTATGGCTCCTGATTTTGAAAATGCAACAGTGGTGCCTTTTTTGAATGCTACAATCACTAAGCCCAG ACCAACAGGTGTCGAGGCACTTTACTCATTGTCATACATGTGGTACAGTGCTCATAATTCAACCACTGTAGTTATTGTGGGACTTTTGGTCAGCTTGCTAACAG GACCTATGAAGGAGAGCCAGCTCACCCCCGGCACCGTGTTCCCGGTTCTTGGCACGCTCCTGTTTTTCCTGCCTGACCGatacaaagaaaaactgtgCTGCAGGACTTCTCTGGCACCAAAG CTTCGAGAGAGAAGTCCCTATTGCAAGACCATGGAAGCCCCCAATGGATCCGCCTTGTTTAAAGAGGAGTTTGTGGCTGAGCTGGAGGGCTCAGGAGCGCCCCAAAATGACAAGGAGAAGCGCAGCAGCCTGGTGCCTGTAGCAGGACTCCTTCTCCAAGAGACAGCTCTGTGA